One stretch of Janibacter limosus DNA includes these proteins:
- a CDS encoding monovalent cation/H+ antiporter complex subunit F, translating to MSIILAISLGLLIAAAALVLVRVNLGPTNLDRALSLDVLIVIITGIIATQILRTDDVGALPIMVVFSLTGFVGSVSVARFMARKEDES from the coding sequence ATGAGCATCATCCTGGCCATCTCCCTGGGCCTGCTCATAGCGGCGGCCGCCCTGGTGCTCGTGCGCGTCAACCTCGGCCCGACCAACCTCGACCGCGCGCTGAGCCTCGATGTCCTGATCGTCATCATCACCGGCATCATCGCCACGCAGATCCTGCGCACCGACGACGTGGGCGCGCTGCCGATCATGGTCGTCTTCAGCCTGACCGGCTTCGTCGGCTCCGTGTCCGTCGCCAGATTCATGGCGCGCAAGGAGGACGAGTCATGA
- a CDS encoding Na+/H+ antiporter subunit D: MTMANLLPLPVLLPLLGAALTLVARRRPRTQVAISLLVLAASLGVAIALMWGTHDQGPIVLWLGAWTEPLGIALVADRLSALMLLISSFVILVVLVFAIGQGVADGDEDSPLSIYFPTYLVLSAGVSNAFLAGDLFNLFVSFEMLLFASFVLLTLGGSGSRIRAGTTYVIVSMVSSFLFLVAIAGIYAAAGTVNMAQLSLRLPDIDPTVSLALQLMLLTVFGIKAAVFPMSAWLPDSYPSAPVPVSAVFAGLLTKVGVYAIVRTQFLLFPESPLHTLLMIAGLLTMLVGILGAVAQPGIKRMLSFTLVSHIGYMLFGIGVASGLGLSAAIFYIAHHIIVQTALFLISGLIERVGGSTVINRLGGLAATSPVLAILFFVPAMNLAGIPPFSGFVGKVGLVQAGVADGGAVAWTLVVGSVVTSLLTLYAVAKTWSFAFWRPRAEEGADQTFEIPTLTPSFGRLSDAIGAVVAHERPSTPISPPAPSRQVDRPMPPLMLGAASAVVVFSMGLSVFAGPLFTYTDAAARQMITRDAYVEAVLPQEVP, from the coding sequence ATGACGATGGCCAACCTCCTCCCCCTTCCCGTCCTGCTACCGCTGCTCGGGGCCGCGCTCACCCTCGTCGCGCGCCGCAGGCCCCGCACCCAGGTCGCCATCAGCCTCCTGGTGCTCGCCGCGAGCCTCGGCGTCGCGATCGCCCTGATGTGGGGCACCCACGACCAGGGGCCCATCGTCCTGTGGCTCGGCGCGTGGACCGAGCCGCTGGGCATCGCCCTCGTCGCCGACCGGCTGTCCGCGCTCATGCTGCTGATCAGCAGCTTCGTCATCCTCGTCGTGCTCGTCTTCGCCATCGGTCAGGGCGTCGCCGACGGCGACGAGGACTCACCGCTGTCGATCTACTTCCCGACCTATCTCGTGCTGTCGGCGGGCGTGTCCAACGCCTTCCTCGCCGGCGACCTCTTCAACCTCTTCGTCAGCTTCGAGATGCTGCTCTTCGCGTCCTTCGTGCTGCTCACCCTCGGCGGCAGCGGCTCCCGGATCCGCGCCGGGACGACCTACGTCATCGTCTCGATGGTCTCCTCCTTCCTCTTCCTCGTCGCCATCGCCGGGATCTACGCGGCGGCCGGCACGGTCAACATGGCCCAGCTGTCGCTGCGCCTGCCCGACATCGACCCGACCGTCAGCCTGGCCCTGCAGTTGATGCTCCTCACCGTCTTCGGCATCAAGGCCGCCGTCTTCCCGATGTCCGCGTGGCTGCCCGACAGCTACCCCTCGGCGCCCGTCCCGGTGTCGGCCGTCTTCGCCGGCCTGCTCACCAAGGTGGGCGTCTACGCGATCGTGCGCACCCAGTTCCTGCTCTTCCCCGAGTCGCCCCTGCACACGCTGCTCATGATCGCCGGGCTGCTGACGATGCTCGTCGGCATCCTCGGTGCGGTCGCCCAGCCGGGCATCAAGCGGATGCTCTCCTTCACCCTCGTCAGCCACATCGGCTACATGCTCTTCGGTATCGGGGTGGCCAGCGGGCTGGGGCTGTCCGCGGCGATCTTCTACATCGCGCACCACATCATCGTGCAGACCGCGCTCTTCCTCATCTCCGGACTCATCGAGCGGGTCGGCGGGTCGACGGTCATCAACCGCCTCGGCGGGCTCGCGGCCACGTCCCCGGTGCTGGCGATCCTCTTCTTCGTGCCGGCCATGAACCTCGCAGGCATCCCTCCCTTCTCCGGCTTCGTCGGCAAGGTGGGGCTGGTGCAGGCGGGTGTCGCCGACGGGGGCGCGGTGGCCTGGACGCTCGTCGTCGGGTCGGTCGTCACCTCGCTCCTCACCCTCTACGCGGTGGCCAAGACCTGGAGCTTCGCCTTCTGGCGGCCCCGCGCAGAGGAGGGCGCCGACCAGACCTTCGAGATCCCGACGCTCACCCCGAGCTTCGGGCGGCTGAGCGACGCCATCGGTGCGGTCGTCGCGCACGAGCGGCCGTCGACACCCATCTCACCCCCGGCGCCCTCGCGCCAGGTCGACCGCCCCATGCCCCCGCTCATGCTCGGCGCCGCCAGCGCGGTGGTCGTCTTCAGCATGGGGCTGTCCGTCTTCGCCGGGCCGCTCTTCACCTACACCGACGCCGCAGCGCGCCAGATGATCACCCGTGACGCCTACGTCGAGGCCGTGCTGCCCCAGGAGGTGCCGTGA
- a CDS encoding Na+/H+ antiporter subunit E, whose amino-acid sequence MDAEHVATTGRRGGWQPRAIIALAVVWVLLWDKVSLGNVVNGLIIGAVVTQIFPLPSIEYFGRIHPWRLVVLVARFLVDLVVAAVQIVISTLSPRPSLGGSIVEVQLRTRSEFYMTIVSALVSLVPGSIVVEARRRAGILYVHGFHVTSPEGLEELRQDVLDVETRVVRAIGTDEEITLCTQGPTAPGRAAQETEEA is encoded by the coding sequence ATGGACGCCGAGCACGTCGCCACCACCGGACGTCGCGGCGGCTGGCAGCCACGCGCGATCATCGCCCTGGCGGTCGTGTGGGTCCTGCTGTGGGACAAGGTCTCCCTCGGCAATGTCGTCAACGGCCTGATCATCGGTGCCGTCGTCACCCAGATCTTCCCGCTGCCGTCCATCGAGTACTTCGGTCGCATCCACCCGTGGCGCCTCGTCGTGCTCGTCGCGCGCTTCCTCGTCGACCTCGTCGTCGCGGCCGTGCAGATCGTCATCTCCACGCTGAGCCCCCGCCCTTCGCTCGGGGGATCGATCGTCGAGGTGCAGCTGCGCACCCGCTCGGAGTTCTACATGACGATCGTGTCGGCCCTCGTCTCGCTCGTCCCCGGGTCGATCGTCGTCGAGGCCCGTCGGCGGGCCGGCATCCTCTACGTCCACGGCTTTCACGTGACCTCGCCGGAGGGCCTGGAGGAGCTGCGGCAGGACGTCCTCGACGTCGAGACCCGCGTCGTGCGGGCCATCGGCACCGACGAGGAGATCACCCTGTGCACGCAGGGCCCGACGGCCCCGGGTCGAGCGGCCCAGGAGACGGAGGAGGCATGA
- a CDS encoding Na(+)/H(+) antiporter subunit C — MNPNAIAPSLTLVVVAGFLIASGVYLLLERALTRLLLGIVLASNGVATLYLVVSGPAKGAPFVGARPSSEMSDPLPQAMVLTAIVIALASVAFVLSLAYRQWRITGSDDVPDDAEDDLIKRLAERDEVSSTYDPDTQSTTTADEEDATA, encoded by the coding sequence CCATCGCCCCCAGCCTCACCCTCGTCGTCGTCGCCGGATTCCTCATCGCGAGCGGCGTCTACCTCCTGCTCGAGCGGGCCCTGACCCGACTGCTCCTGGGGATCGTCCTCGCCAGCAACGGCGTGGCCACGCTCTACCTCGTCGTCTCCGGACCGGCGAAGGGAGCGCCCTTCGTCGGTGCCCGCCCCTCGTCCGAGATGAGCGACCCACTCCCGCAGGCGATGGTGCTCACCGCGATCGTCATCGCGCTGGCCTCCGTGGCCTTCGTGCTCTCGCTCGCCTACCGCCAGTGGCGCATCACCGGCAGCGACGACGTCCCGGACGACGCCGAGGACGACCTGATCAAGCGCCTCGCGGAACGCGACGAGGTCTCGAGCACCTACGACCCGGACACCCAGTCCACCACCACCGCAGACGAGGAGGACGCGACCGCATGA
- the mnhG gene encoding monovalent cation/H(+) antiporter subunit G: MTWQEACDLAGAISILLGAVLALVGAIGLVRLPDIFARMHAATKPQTLGLLLILVGLALNVRTWASVATLLIVVGAQALTAPVTAHILGRAGYRTGISEDDLLHHDELGEAYRRMEQDEGSAP, encoded by the coding sequence ATGACCTGGCAGGAGGCCTGCGACCTGGCCGGCGCGATCAGCATCCTCCTCGGGGCGGTGCTCGCCCTCGTGGGTGCCATCGGGTTGGTGCGGCTGCCCGACATCTTCGCCCGCATGCACGCGGCGACCAAGCCGCAGACGCTGGGGCTGCTGCTGATCCTCGTCGGGCTCGCCCTCAACGTGCGCACCTGGGCCTCGGTCGCGACCCTGCTCATCGTGGTGGGCGCCCAGGCCCTCACCGCACCGGTGACGGCGCACATCCTCGGCCGCGCCGGGTACCGCACCGGCATCTCCGAGGACGACCTGCTGCACCACGACGAGCTCGGCGAGGCCTACCGGCGGATGGAGCAGGACGAGGGCAGCGCGCCGTAG